AGATATTCCTTAGTTTCCTTCTAAAGCAGATGAGCTATAGTTTGTTGCACCGTTTGATGCGTAAACGCTGTAGGAAACCCGgggttagttttttttattaattacacaattagtttttttattaattacacAATACAACGCACCTCTACGAACGAAAGCACGTAAACACTACCCCTATGGTATCTTCAAAGACTGGAGCAACAAATCATCGATAcgagattgatgaagtcaccaTATACGTCTCATTGTCGAGACGGGAACATCACCTACCACAAAAGGTATAGAGCCTTTAAATCCTGGACACCTGAGACTTATAACCACTAAGCTACATGGTCTTGGGAGCACGCCAAGCAGCAATGCCATGACAATTTACAAAGTGCCTTCGTGCTAAATTGTCAGGCCGGAACCATAAAACCGCACTATCTATGAGAAAGAACAGAAGTCCATGATTTCTCACTTGAATTTTTCCAAAACAAAATGatttctcacttgttcttctaaaTAACGCACTAAGCATAGCACACTCAAAGAGATATTGATGGTTACTTCACATCCAGCACAATTTTCAAAAACATGTCATCATGATCGTAACTCTATAATTTCACATTTGATACAACTGTTTTTACTGTACCGAAGCACTTCAGTTTGTGCAACGTCTTGCTTGCATCCTGGGTTCACGAGGAGCAGGACAGCATGCAGACTCCAGGTCTGTATGCCCAGGCTGGTGGCAACCGCGCATACTTCTCCATTCCCGGCTGCTCATCATAAGGATTCTGCATTACTTTAAGCAGCCGGCGAACCTCCTCATAATCACCTTGCTCAGCTGTGTCGATAGCAGACTGGCACAGATAGTTGCGGAGAATATACTTTGGATTAACAGAGTTCATCGCGGCTTTTCTTTCTTCATCAGGAATGCCACTCTCCACCAGCTTTCACACAGAATGAATAACACCGTTAGACTGGAGGTTAAGATATTAAATGTAGCAATATAAAAGTCTGGTAACAATGGTAGAGCATAATAAACCTTGATGGACCTGGACAGTGCAGATGACAATTCACAATGTTTAGAAATCAGGAAATATGACTATTAGATGAATTTTAGAGCATAGTCACATAAATTCAGAGGGAATGCAGGTAAATTTTCAAAGCACAAGGGCAGCAAGCCTGCAACAAACAGTGGGAATTTCTGCCCAAACCACAACATGTCACTCAGTTTCCAAATGATCATTCCAACTTCACAAAAaatggcaaagattttttttttagaaaaagaacCAAACGACAACAGAAATACCAACAGTAGCCAAAACAGTGCGCTATCACATCAAACCATCCCTTTTATGATAGAAGTGCATATGGAGGAAACAATTACAGGATAGGTGACCCACCTCTTCAATGTAAGTCTGTACCCAACTGATCCATGCTTCCTTCCTTTCTTTCCCAATATCTAGGAGAGCAGCCTTCAGTGGAACAAGCAGCTCATTCTCCGGAATACCAGGATCCGCTTTGACATTCGAAAGAAGACGGAAAAAGTTGGTATAGTCAACCTTATCAACTGCCAAGTTGTTAAGCAGCTTACTAATTAGCTGCTTATTATACTTGGTTAAGCCCAGCTTTTTGGTCATGATAGATTGATACTCATCCATGAACTTTGTTCCATACCTGCAACAAACAAAAAATCAAAATGTTCACACAAATAAGTTATTGTCGTCTACTGCCAATAATTGTTCAGAATGGAGGAAGAGCTCACCTCTCCGTCACATAATTTGCTTCGTCTTTGCTGATAAGCTCAGCAGATGACAGTGGTCCAGCAAACTGAGCAATATTCCACAAGCCAACATCAGGTTGATTTGCAAAACAATACCTCTTCCCAGGAAGATCAGTGGTATTTGGAGTATAGCTAGGATCAAAGGCATCGAGAAAGCCAAATGGTCCATAATCAATAGTTAGGCCCAGCACACTCATGTTGTCAGTGTTAAGTACACCATGGGTGAAGCCAACACCTTGCCATCTAGCTATCAAGTAAGCAGTCCTCTCTGCAACCTCAACTGCCCAGGCTGTTACAAATGGATTGCAGGTGAGGAAAGGTTAGTTCTCCGAGGATTTTGAAAGCAAAATAAAATGTGGTATAAAGATATTTGCCTGCATATTTGTTTGATGTGAGATCTATTGTTGGAGAATCTCCTATAGCTGCCTCGAATGACAAACCTTCACTCTTTTTCATATTTTCAAGATGCGGAAAGTGTTGACGTATCACGTAGTCTGCCAAACGACGAACAATTTCAATGTCCTCTTTGCCCCTTGAAGCATGTATCTGATACGAACCAAAACGTAAAAAAGATGGTGCAACACGACAAACGATTGCACCTGGTTCTTCCTTTGCATTGCCACTGCGTATATAAGACAAATGATTAACACTAGAAGCATATCAATAGGTACAGTGTATTTACTGAAAACCTTCAGAAACATGATCCTTAAAACAAAATCTATTTTAACTGCTGCCAGTCAGTGTTATAAATTGCAGGTAGTAGTGTTATAGATTGCAGGTAGTGGTAATGTAACAAAGGTTCTCTAAGCATAGCATACCCTGGTGACATAGTAGGAGCAAAACTCATCCATGTTCgcagtatttttttttaaaaaagaaaagcCTTAACAGGAAAGTGGTCCTATACAGCATACACAGGTGATATGTGAGTACATGTGACTTGACGTCATTCGCAGAAATAAATAACATGAAATAACCCAATCCACACTCTACAATCTGCAGCTTGTGTTCAAGAATAATTTAGGGCAGTTTCATGCTTTATAATCATGTCTAGGTCAATAAGAATAACAAAAAAAAGGCACATTAAAACAAAAGCAAAAGACCAACTTGCCACCTGTGCACAAATCAAATAATATAAAAGGACTTATGAAGCAAGTTGTCATTCAGTGAAATAAAACCACTATGCCTGAAGCACAAATAAACAAATAAGTTCTTAACAGTGATGTTCAACCAACCACTATTACTTTGGTATAGTATATATCTGGCTCAAGCAGCTTTGATTCAAATATTTTGTATGCTACAGATAACACTGCCATCATTACCATGCTCAGCTTATAAAAAGCTAGATCATATACAGCCTTTTTCTACCTTTCCCCCCTTTTGTTGAAAATTTATCTTATAGAAGTGGAACACAGCGATGAAACATAACATGGCTTAACAGTGTACAGTGAAAAATTAAGATATCATGACATACTCATAGAACATATCTCGGACAACTGATTTTCCAGTTTCAACTAGACAAAGGGCACGAGTTGTTGGAATGCCTAGACCGTGCATGGCTTCGCTGCATAAGAATTCACGGATACTGCTGCGTAGGACAGCAAGACCATCAGCAAATCTGCTGTATGGAGTCTTTCCACAACCTTTGAGCTGCAACTCCCACCTCTCACCTCGAGAGTTGACAACCTCTCCAAGAGTTATCGCTCTTCCATCCCCCAACTGACCAGCCCATACACCAAACTGATGTCCTCCATAGCACTGGGCGTAGGGCAAACTGCAGGTTGTTATCCATCAGAATGTTGATTATTTGGCTGTCTGGAACCAAATAGTAAGGATATTAAGTGATGGTACAACAAACCTTCCCACTAGTGGAGTTGCTCCTGAGAAAAACTGAGGAAAATCAGGTCTTTCAAACCTGAAAATACACAAGATAGCACATAAACAATTATGAATTTCTGTTCAACAATATCAGCAAGGATACCAAAAAAACTGAGAATTGGATGAGTAGGCAAGGTAGGGGAAAAACACAATTCTATGCAGAAAGAAAATGATAactggaggggggggggggcacatGTTAGAACTCAACCTATGCAGTAAGGACAAATTTCTAACTTCAGTAGCTCCTGACTTGTTCAAGTCCATATATTAATCGCAAAGAGATCAAACCAACGACGTGAGTAGCAAACAAGAGTAAATCAGAGGATAGGTCATCTCGATAACAGGAGGAAGAAACCTTTTATCTCTGTTCTGTTTCTTCATTTTTCGAAATACAGTGCTTTAACCGACAAGTGGGAAACCACCCATGGGACCCAAGTGGAAGACCAGATGATGTGTACAAGTTCCAAGAGTCTTAATGGTGGGCGCAAGAAAGAAAATATAGAAATTGAAGAAACAGAACAGAGATAAAAGGAAGGCTTCATCGTCAGGTTGATCTCACCCGCGGCAACAGGTGTGAGAAAATTCAGCAAAGAAATTCTAATGTTGTTATCCAAATATTTTGTGAACTTGCAACAGATAAGTTGCTAAGTGTGACCAGCTGCCGCCTAGCACCTAGATCCCCAAGGCAGCCAAATGTCCTCAAGGAGGCAAGGACAGGACTATTGTATGTAACAATTCTAAATTTCCTTTTTCATGTAATGGCATGTTAGAAGTAGTTGTTTGGATTACCTTGGAGCGTGTAGGCACTATGTTGGACTACCTAGGCACATCGATTACCCCATAATCAAGGCAGCAGGACACCACTTATTGCCCTGATGCCACTAAGGGCTAAGTGCCATCTTTCAAACATGCTCATCACAGACCTTAAGAGTAATAAGTCAGCTAACGCTTATTTTCTCGAATGAAATCTGCTGGTTGGAATATTTTGTTAAAATAAAAACAAAGATCATGGAGATGTGACTAGCTGTTAGACTACCATGTGGGCCTATTGCCATATGGAACGACCATGTCATAAAAAGTTTCAGCATTATAGCAGCTCTTTTAGTGACTGAAGTGGCCAAGAACAAAACATGTCTGCCAAAATAAGACAATGAACCATTTCGTATGCTAAAAGGTCTAAGTgtcttgccacactttttgttTCTCAAAAAATGGTTATTCCGTAACACACCTGCTGTTGTCAACTCCTTAGTTATGATTGATGCGCTTCCAACTTCTGATGAATTCAAAGTATCTTAGATATTTTTGCAATTTCTTTTCATACCCATACATCTCACCTATTCATTAGTATGAACTCAAGTGGTTAGCTTTCAACAAAGAGACGTGTTTTGCTTTATTGCTCTCACAAAGGCCAAAGTATAAGACTACAGTTTGTAAACAAAAATGTGAGCACAATTTAACAAAATCCACATCCAAATAGTACCACTATTTCATTCTTGGATGGGAGGTTTTTGAAGCTGGGAAGAGCATGCAGCCACCAATCAGTACTCACTCGAGGATCAGTGGCTACAGGTGATATCTGAAGAGTTAAAATGTCAGACAATTTGGTGTGTTAAATTAGCCAGGACTCTACTGCAGTGGCACACAGGAAGGACACAACTGAAGAAGTTCGCTGCAAAGGATACAATTGGGGGGTAAATTCAAGTGGTTTTAGTAGTGTCAACGCTAAGCAGCTTTGTTTCAGTGCATCCCAGAAACCTGTGATAAAGATGCCCCTGCTTCTAAAATCGCCATTCCTTAGATTGATTGCAACATGGCGAAGGATGCCCACTTGTAGAAAAGCAGCTAGAAATGGGAATCGTAACAAGGATTTCAGGCCTCACTCATTGTGATCCAGATCGAGTAGATCGGCCACGGAGTCAGACCATGCCACCAGCTTGGGGTTATCCACTTTGGCCGAGGGAGACACCTTGGAGTAACAGGAGTGCAGGACCTGCAATAGCACGGCAGGCAGGTGAGCTAGCTGCTAGCCAAACAAAACACGAGGAAGGAAGGAGAAGCTAATCGAGCGCAGCCAGCAGCGAGCGTAAGGGGAGGAGGAGGCCGGCTGGAACCTCCCGCGGGATGGTGTCGGATCGTGGGTCGCCGGGCAGCTCGCGGACGAAGGAATGGTCCCAGGGTAGCTCCTCCAGGGCGAGCCGCCGCGGGGCGGCGGCGCCCTCTCCTCCCACGGCGACGGGGGGCGCCTCCGCGGCGGCGTGTGGCCCGGGGGCGGGAGAAGCGGCGGAGGCCATGCCGCGCGGCagcgggcggcggcgcgcgccTCGGTGAAGAAGCGGCGGGAGGCGGAGGGCGCGAGGGGCCGGGGACAGGGACGCGGAGGGGAGAGGGGAGAGGAGGGGGAGCAGCCTGTGCGGCCTAGTGAGGAGGAGGCGGGCGGTGGGGAACCGGGGCGGCATGGCGACGCGTGCCACAGCGTATTTGGCTTGCGGGGGCGGACGGCGGGTGTGCCCCGTGCTCTCGTCCGTGCTGCTGCTGCGTGCGTGCTGTGTGGTAAGCGGTGCGGGCCGGCTGGATTCATCTCGGCCACGGTGGGTCTTGGGTCGGCTCGGCGGAATCTGTGGCCTGGCCTGGCCCTGGCTGACCAACCGGCACGTTTACGCTTAGGATGACCGGACTGGACTTGGAGGGTCACATGTGGGCGTGAGGAGACGAACGTGGCCAGACGTGAGGATATATCCGTACGTGTGTCGTGCCGCTCTCGGATCGTCGACGTGTCAGCCTGTTCAGACCTCGTCAGTTAATTAGGGCCCAAGGCGTTGCGGCTTGGATGGGCTGACGTGGGTGGTGCATGCGTTCAGGTGCAGCAGATGTAGCCTAtccttgctcaaaaaaaaaaaaaaaaaacagatg
The nucleotide sequence above comes from Miscanthus floridulus cultivar M001 chromosome 18, ASM1932011v1, whole genome shotgun sequence. Encoded proteins:
- the LOC136519829 gene encoding uncharacterized protein, with protein sequence MPPRFPTARLLLTRPHRLLPLLSPLPSASLSPAPRALRLPPLLHRGARRRPLPRGMASAASPAPGPHAAAEAPPVAVGGEGAAAPRRLALEELPWDHSFVRELPGDPRSDTIPREVLHSCYSKVSPSAKVDNPKLVAWSDSVADLLDLDHNEFERPDFPQFFSGATPLVGSLPYAQCYGGHQFGVWAGQLGDGRAITLGEVVNSRGERWELQLKGCGKTPYSRFADGLAVLRSSIREFLCSEAMHGLGIPTTRALCLVETGKSVVRDMFYDGNAKEEPGAIVCRVAPSFLRFGSYQIHASRGKEDIEIVRRLADYVIRQHFPHLENMKKSEGLSFEAAIGDSPTIDLTSNKYAAWAVEVAERTAYLIARWQGVGFTHGVLNTDNMSVLGLTIDYGPFGFLDAFDPSYTPNTTDLPGKRYCFANQPDVGLWNIAQFAGPLSSAELISKDEANYVTERYGTKFMDEYQSIMTKKLGLTKYNKQLISKLLNNLAVDKVDYTNFFRLLSNVKADPGIPENELLVPLKAALLDIGKERKEAWISWVQTYIEELVESGIPDEERKAAMNSVNPKYILRNYLCQSAIDTAEQGDYEEVRRLLKVMQNPYDEQPGMEKYARLPPAWAYRPGVCMLSCSS